From the genome of Vicia villosa cultivar HV-30 ecotype Madison, WI linkage group LG2, Vvil1.0, whole genome shotgun sequence, one region includes:
- the LOC131646561 gene encoding DEAD-box ATP-dependent RNA helicase 8-like, with protein sequence MTEIHIRNSKHKKILPRLMKKLQSDLITFFPFNHHQGDYSIPGTSTSKIFTTVNVVTNFDFPKNSYTYLHRVGRSGRFGHLGLVVNLITYEDCFNLFRIEQEIGTKINEIPPHIDQEFYDRNM encoded by the exons ATGACAGAAATTCATATTAGAAACAGTAAGCACAAGAAGATCTTGCCGAGATTGATGAAG AAACTACAAAGTGATTTAATCACTTTCTTTCCATTTAATCACCATCAAGGAGATTATAGTATTCCAGGGACATCAACAAGTAAAATATTTACAACAGTTAATGTTGTTACTAACTTTGATTTTCCCAAGAACTCATACACTTATTTGCACAGG GTTGGTCGTTCAGGAAGATTTGGCCACCTTGGTTTAGTGGTGAACTTGATCACTTACGAGGACTGCTTTAATTT ATTTAGGATTGAACAAGAAATTGGcactaaaataaatgaaattccGCCACACATTGATCAAGAATTTTATGATCGGAACATGTAA